One Chitinispirillales bacterium ANBcel5 DNA window includes the following coding sequences:
- a CDS encoding aconitate hydratase, with product MAKNIVEKILDEHIITGTPKAGEEVGIRVDQTLTQDATGTMACLQFEALGFSKVKTDVSVSYVDHNTIQEGFENADDHRYLETVAAKHGIKFSKPGNGICHQVHLERFGVPGKTLLGSDSHTPTGGGIGMIAIGAGGLDVAVAMGGGPFYMKYPRVVKVELEGALKPWVSAKDVILALLEILSTKGNVGTIVEYGGSGVAGLSVPERATITNMGAELGVTTSVFPSDEKTRAFMVAQGREEGFREISADPGAEYDRVIKIDLSTLKTRAACPHSPGNVKTLQELKGTRVDQVLIGSCTNASYRDIMMVASLLKGKKISPEVTLGVACGSRQVLEMVSRNGALADIIASGARILESACGFCIGNSVAPKTDAVSVRTSNRNFFGRSGTSSADVYLTSPEAAVASALSAELCDPQEYFSDVPYPQIDMPSEFVIDDSMILEPSDNPESIEVYRGPNIGDPPSNDPCPETLNTSVAIKVGDKITTDHIMPAGNRLKYRSNIPKYAEFVFEREDPEFSSNALKNKNEGLHNVIIGGESYGQGSSREHAAICPMYLGVKVVVARSIERIHRANLINFGIIPATFENEKDYDSLQKGDSLVIENVRKAVESNQPLVAKRTSDGAQITLEIDFTDREKEMILAGGLINATKLKQ from the coding sequence ATGGCAAAGAATATCGTAGAGAAAATTCTGGACGAACATATCATCACAGGAACTCCCAAAGCTGGTGAAGAGGTAGGGATAAGGGTGGATCAGACTCTTACCCAGGATGCAACCGGCACAATGGCGTGTCTTCAGTTTGAAGCGCTTGGGTTCAGTAAGGTTAAAACCGATGTTTCTGTCTCCTATGTTGATCATAACACAATTCAGGAAGGGTTTGAGAACGCGGATGATCATCGCTATCTTGAAACTGTAGCCGCAAAACATGGGATAAAATTCTCAAAACCAGGAAACGGTATTTGCCACCAGGTGCATCTTGAGCGTTTTGGTGTTCCGGGGAAAACGCTTCTGGGAAGTGACTCACATACCCCCACCGGTGGTGGTATAGGAATGATTGCCATAGGTGCCGGTGGGCTGGATGTAGCGGTGGCTATGGGAGGCGGCCCCTTCTATATGAAATACCCCCGTGTGGTGAAAGTTGAGCTTGAGGGTGCACTGAAGCCCTGGGTTTCTGCAAAGGATGTAATACTTGCGCTTCTTGAGATACTCTCAACCAAGGGTAACGTTGGCACCATTGTTGAATATGGAGGAAGCGGAGTTGCCGGTCTTAGTGTTCCGGAACGTGCTACAATCACCAATATGGGAGCTGAGTTGGGGGTAACGACCTCAGTTTTTCCTTCAGATGAGAAAACCAGGGCCTTTATGGTTGCCCAGGGAAGAGAGGAAGGGTTCAGAGAAATTAGTGCAGATCCGGGTGCAGAGTACGACAGGGTTATAAAAATCGATCTCTCCACCTTAAAAACCCGTGCAGCATGTCCCCATTCACCGGGAAATGTAAAAACTCTTCAGGAGCTAAAGGGCACCAGGGTGGATCAGGTACTCATTGGATCCTGCACCAATGCTTCCTATCGTGACATAATGATGGTTGCATCCCTTCTAAAGGGTAAAAAAATCTCCCCTGAGGTTACTTTGGGTGTGGCATGTGGTTCAAGGCAGGTACTTGAGATGGTGAGTCGAAACGGAGCACTTGCTGATATAATCGCTTCCGGTGCTCGAATCCTCGAAAGCGCGTGTGGCTTCTGCATAGGAAACTCAGTTGCGCCCAAGACTGATGCTGTTTCTGTAAGAACATCCAACAGAAACTTTTTTGGCCGCAGTGGTACTTCAAGTGCCGATGTGTATCTGACTTCACCTGAAGCGGCAGTTGCATCAGCACTAAGCGCAGAGCTTTGTGATCCACAAGAGTATTTTTCTGACGTGCCATACCCACAGATCGATATGCCATCAGAGTTTGTAATCGATGATAGTATGATTCTTGAGCCTTCAGACAATCCTGAATCAATCGAGGTGTATCGCGGGCCCAATATTGGAGATCCACCATCAAATGATCCATGCCCCGAAACCCTAAATACTTCAGTTGCCATTAAGGTAGGTGATAAGATTACCACAGATCACATCATGCCCGCGGGGAACAGATTAAAATACCGATCAAATATTCCAAAGTACGCTGAGTTTGTGTTTGAGCGTGAAGATCCTGAATTTTCATCAAACGCGCTGAAAAATAAAAACGAAGGCTTACATAATGTAATTATCGGGGGTGAATCGTATGGTCAGGGATCATCGCGTGAACACGCTGCTATATGTCCAATGTATCTTGGCGTAAAAGTGGTGGTGGCTCGTTCGATCGAAAGAATTCATAGGGCAAATCTCATAAACTTTGGAATCATTCCTGCAACTTTTGAAAATGAAAAAGATTATGATTCGCTTCAAAAGGGTGATTCACTTGTTATAGAAAATGTGAGAAAAGCGGTCGAATCAAATCAACCCCTTGTAGCTAAAAGAACGAGTGATGGAGCACAGATAACTCTTGAGATTGATTTTACCGACAGGGAGAAAGAGATGATACTTGCCGGTGGTCTTATTAATGCTACAAAATTGAAACAGTGA
- a CDS encoding ion transporter, translating into MSNNDVSKSINRRESLYKVIFESDTPLGRVFDIFIMVLIVLSTLTVMLESVQAFRARAPELFWILEWSFTLLFTAEYLLRIFSNKHPSNYIFSFFGIIDFLAIVPTYIELLAAGTGYLLVIRALRLLRIFRVLKLAEYRKESLYLKAALSASRRKISIFLFTVVLAMVLIGSTMYVVEGEEHGFVSIPTSIYWAIVTITTVGFGDITPQTSLGKMLASMAMLLGYSIIAVPTGIITAEMTRKIPSSDSSDQSKRCDGCAKETSGKGARYCKYCGKRL; encoded by the coding sequence TTGAGTAATAATGATGTGTCGAAGAGCATAAACCGCAGAGAGAGTCTGTACAAAGTAATATTTGAATCAGATACTCCCTTAGGTCGTGTCTTCGACATATTCATAATGGTACTTATAGTTTTAAGCACGTTAACGGTAATGCTTGAAAGTGTCCAGGCATTCAGGGCGCGTGCTCCAGAATTGTTTTGGATTCTGGAGTGGAGTTTTACACTTTTATTTACTGCCGAGTATCTGCTTCGTATTTTTAGTAACAAACATCCTTCAAATTATATTTTTAGTTTCTTTGGTATTATAGATTTCCTTGCAATCGTTCCTACCTATATAGAACTTTTAGCCGCGGGTACAGGATACCTTCTGGTGATACGAGCATTGCGGTTGCTTAGGATTTTTAGGGTACTTAAGCTTGCTGAATACAGAAAAGAGTCTCTGTATTTAAAAGCGGCACTTTCTGCCAGTCGCCGCAAGATTAGTATTTTTCTTTTCACCGTGGTACTGGCAATGGTTCTTATTGGTTCCACTATGTATGTGGTTGAAGGTGAAGAGCATGGGTTTGTGAGCATTCCTACAAGTATATACTGGGCAATCGTTACCATTACTACTGTTGGATTTGGTGATATAACACCACAAACTTCTTTGGGTAAAATGCTGGCATCCATGGCCATGTTACTCGGTTACAGTATTATCGCAGTTCCTACCGGTATAATTACAGCAGAAATGACCCGGAAAATACCGTCAAGTGATAGCTCCGATCAATCAAAAAGGTGCGATGGGTGTGCGAAAGAAACTTCGGGTAAAGGAGCAAGATACTGTAAGTATTGCGGAAAGAGACTTTGA